A genomic segment from Necator americanus strain Aroian chromosome III, whole genome shotgun sequence encodes:
- a CDS encoding hypothetical protein (NECATOR_CHRIII.G12391.T1), with amino-acid sequence MTICAYNVRTLGPKAAIEDLMMHANKIKYDVIRPTETRRCHPLNPFEQLTTSADEKMWFNPSFDYLRRLSSNIKLRRRSRGFLYGS; translated from the coding sequence atgacgatctgtgcTTATAATGTACGTACGCTTGGACCgaaagcggccatcgaagatctgatgatgcatgCCAataagattaagtacgacgtcatcagaccgaccgagacgagacgatgtcaccctctcaaccctttcgaacaacttacgacgtctgcggatgaaaagatgtggttcaatcccagctttgactatcttcgtcgcttaagctccaacatcaagctacgaagaagaagtcgaggTTTTCTATATGGATCTTGA
- a CDS encoding hypothetical protein (NECATOR_CHRIII.G12389.T1), producing MTICVYNVRTLGPEAAIEDLMMQARKIKYDAIRATETRRCHPLKASETGEELLPGTWDSRGVGGVSVLVNTTPTSSYEEKEVEAFYMDLEKFYREDHAFYNVIIGDFNVTIGPRRRLEQLHIGTHGPQWNEQGELSEFVMTTKTTIRTSNSRTVPLYAGEDSAMDSIDGEYDRVVEHLQDCTRKAASCKTTKTRPSLETLEAIS from the exons ATGACGATCTGTGTTTATAATGTACGTACGCTCGGaccggaagcggccatcgaagatctgatgatgcaagccaggaaaATTAAGTACGACGCCATCAGAgcgaccgagacgagacgatgCCACCCTCTCAAAGCCTccgaaactggagaagaactgctcCCAGGAACATgggacagtagaggtgttggtggagttagcgtcctcgtcaacacga ctccaacatcaagctacgaagaaaaagaagtcgaagctttctatatggatctagagaagttctaccgtgaagatcatgccttctacaacgtcataattggtgatttTAATGTCACAATTGGCCCAAGAAGGAGGCTTGAacaacttcacatcgggacccacggcccacaatggaatgaacagggggaGCTCTCCGAGTTtgtcatgacgactaagaccacaATTCGAACTAGCAATTCCAGAACCgttcctctctacgctgga GaggattccgcaatggacagcATCGACGGGGAGTATGACCGggttgttgaacaccttcaagACTGCACGAGGAAGGCTGCGAGTTGTAAAACTACCAAGACACGCccgtctcttgaaactcttgaggcGATAAGCTAG
- a CDS encoding hypothetical protein (NECATOR_CHRIII.G12392.T2): protein MTIEVRLVDDITASIISDTTYYALLIPCLIPVFIVFHFFIWLGHEFFIKDYVSSILKENVDEILTLEDVKEAVGDHLQSYVEELCNDGLNRTCLQLLQFLHGENLPKAEKHGVTTKKLDQAVDMAAENQNFAEMESIWKLQARDVPTSVDKKKLGKVENRIAQKAEQREAEPVVRKKRPECTATASQAPIRDTGARGANTKDVKLESVDISIGTKQLLSSADLTMAYGRRYGLVGRNGIGKTTLLKMISSGQLRIPSGIAMLAVEQEVEGDDTRVVDAVLASDFRRQTMIEKERTLQERLNKENISDAEKNKWSDELSKLYIEMENLQLDKAPARAASILYGLGFTPDEQKKPTKEFSGGWRMRVALARALFVKPDLLLLDEPTNMLDMRAVYWLEGHLQQWEGTILTVSHDRKFLNEICTDIVHLHTRRLDHYKGNYDTFEKAMKEKLTQQQREYEAQQTLRQHTQEFIDKFRYNAKRAAMVQSRIKMLEKLPVLHAVELDADITFRFPECEVLNNPVLQLDDVSFRYNDNAPFLFRKLNLGTHANSRICIVGENGSGKTTLLRLLLGELNPTVGLRNVNRRIRIGYFTQHHVDQLDMDMTAIEVLAHNYPGKSQEEYRTALSHFGLTGDMALQSVYTLSGGQKSRLAFANIAMLNPNYLILDEPTNHLDVETVAALGTALNKFAGGVVLVSHDEQLIEMVCKELWVVKDKMVVNLEGGLEEYRKQVYKQLQLVC, encoded by the exons ATGACAATTGAGGTTCGCTTGGTGGACGACATCACGGCTTCCATTATCTCTGACACAACCTACTACGCGCTTTTGATTCCTTGCCTTATCccagtttttattgtttttcatttctttatttggcTTG GTCACGAATTTTTT ATCAAAGATTATGTCTCGT CCATTCTGAAGGAAAACGTTGATGAAATATTGACGCTAGAAGATGTCAAAGAAGCTGTAGGGGATCACCTCCag AGCTATGTTGAAGAGTTATGCAACGATGGCTTAAACAGAACTTGTCTGCAATtacttcaatttcttcatGGAGA GAACCTTCCCAAAGCAGAAAAACACGGGGTCACCACAAAAAAACTTGATCAAGCTGTAGACATGGCGGCTGAAAATCAAAACTTTGCTGAAATGGAAAGCATCTGGAAACTGCAAGCTAGGGATGTGCCAACA TCTGTAGATAAGAAAAAGCTTGGGAAAGTTGAGAACCGAATAGCACAGAAGGCTGAGCAACGCGAGGCGGAACCGGTTGTCCGAAAGAAGAGACCGGAGTGCACCGCAACCGCTTCCCAG GCCCCCATAAGAGATACTGGAGCACGTGGAGCAAACACAAAGGATGTGAAATTGGAAAGTGTGGATATATCAATTGGCACAAA GCAGCTTCTTTCATCCGCAGATTTGACTATGGCATACGGTCGCCGTTATGGCCTGGTGGGCCGTAACGGTATTGGAAAAACAACGCTTTTGAAGATGATTTCAAG TGGTCAACTGCGTATCCCATCCGGAATAGCAATGCTTGCCGTAGAGCAGGAAGTAGAAGGTGACGACACACGTGTAGTAGACGCTGTGTTAGCTTCTGATTTTCGAAGGCAGACTATGATAGAGAAGGAACGCACACTGCAGGAGCGGCTGAACAA GGAGAACATATCCGATGCAGAGAAGAACAAGTGGAGCGATGAGCTGTCCAAGTTGTACATAGAAATGGAAAACTTACAATTGGACAAG GCACCTGCTCGAGCTGCTTCCATTCTTTATGGTCTCGGATTCACACCTGACGAACAAAAAAAGCCTACAAA GGAATTTTCGGGTGGATGGAGGATGCGTGTTGCTTTGGCTCGTGCCCTTTTCGTTAAACCCGACCTTCTTCTTCTCGATGAGCCCACTAATATGTTAGATATGAGAGCAGTTTACTGGTTGGAAGGGCACTTACAG CAATGGGAAGGTACTATTCTGACGGTCTCTCACGATCGGAAATTCCTCAATGAGATCTGCACAGATATTGTCCATCTACATACAAGGCGGCTTGATCATTATAAGGGGAACTATGACACGTTTGAGAAG GCCATGAAAGAGAAACTGACGCAACAACAACGAGAATATGAGGCTCAGCAGACTCTTCGACAGCACACCCAAGAGTTTATTGATAAGTTTCGGTATAACGCGAAACGTGCTGCTATGGTTCAGAGCAGAATAAAGATGTTGGAGAAATT ACCTGTATTGCATGCAGTGGAACTTGATGCGGATATCACATTCCGATTTCCGGAATGCGAAGTCCTGAATAATCCTGTTTTGCAGCTTGATGATGTTTCATTCAG GTATAATGACAATGCACCGTTCCTTTTCCGCAAATTAAATCTTGGTACTCATGCGAATTCCCGAATCTGCATA GTTGGTGAGAATGGATCTGGTAAAACAACTTTATTAAGACTCTTACTCGGTGAATTGAACCCAACA GTGGGTCTTCGTAATGTGAATCGACGGATTCGTATAGGGTATTTCACTCAGCATCACGTAGATCAGTTGGATATGGATATGACTGCCATAGAAGTACTTGCCCACAACTATCCAg GGAAATCTCAAGAGGAATATCGCACAGCTCTAAGTCACTTCGGATTAACTGGTGATATGGCGCTGCAATCAGTGTATACGCTTTCTGGAGGGCAGAAATCCCGACTGGCTTTTGCGAACATTGCTATGTTGAA TCCGAATTATCTCATTCTCGACGAGCCTACCAATCATCTGGATGTCGAAACAGTTGCAGCTCTTGGAACAGCCTTGAATAAGTTTGCG ggaGGTGTTGTGCTAGTGTCTCACGATGAGCAACTTATTGAGATGGTATGCAAAGAATTATGGGTGGTCAAAGACAAGATGGTGGTGAATCTCGAAGGTGGCCTCGAGGAGTATCGTAAACAAGTTTACAAACAGCTGCAACTCGTTTGCTAA
- a CDS encoding hypothetical protein (NECATOR_CHRIII.G12390.T1) — protein sequence MRMTALRNPKGTTIASRRGMETIIYDSYSDLFHSHVHLPPHRLRKDDHVNPDFLPSQVLHATMSVKNRISPGLDRMKPEHQKNLSPVLNTLARLLTRYLSECKVPKQWKISKTVLLYVVQREIHMTSATNLFTVRHLQALYKSDP from the coding sequence atgaggatgactgctctccggaacccgaagggaacaaccattgcttCAAGGAGGGGAATGGAGACAATCATCTACGACtcctactctgatctcttccacagccatgtccacttgcctcctcaccgtCTGAGGAAAGACGACCATGTTAATCCAGATTTTCTCCCGTCCCAAGTACTACATGCTACcatgtcggtgaagaatcgtaTTTCACCCGGTCTCGACAGAATGAAGCCTGAACATCAGAAGAACCTTTCGCCAGTACTCAATACCCTGGCCAGGCTccttacacgttacctgtcggaatgcaaggttcctaaacagtggaagatcagcaagaccgtgttgttgtatgttgtacaaagggagatccacatgacatctgCAACTAATCTgtttactgtccgtcatctgcaagctctttacaagagtgatccttaa
- a CDS encoding hypothetical protein (NECATOR_CHRIII.G12390.T2), giving the protein MTALRNPKGTTIASRRGMETIIYDSYSDLFHSHVHLPPHRLRKDDHVNPDFLPSQVLHATMSVKNRISPGLDRMKPEHQKNLSPVLNTLARLLTRYLSECKVPKQWKISKTVLLYVVQREIHMTSATNLFTVRHLQALYKSDP; this is encoded by the coding sequence atgactgctctccggaacccgaagggaacaaccattgcttCAAGGAGGGGAATGGAGACAATCATCTACGACtcctactctgatctcttccacagccatgtccacttgcctcctcaccgtCTGAGGAAAGACGACCATGTTAATCCAGATTTTCTCCCGTCCCAAGTACTACATGCTACcatgtcggtgaagaatcgtaTTTCACCCGGTCTCGACAGAATGAAGCCTGAACATCAGAAGAACCTTTCGCCAGTACTCAATACCCTGGCCAGGCTccttacacgttacctgtcggaatgcaaggttcctaaacagtggaagatcagcaagaccgtgttgttgtatgttgtacaaagggagatccacatgacatctgCAACTAATCTgtttactgtccgtcatctgcaagctctttacaagagtgatccttaa
- a CDS encoding hypothetical protein (NECATOR_CHRIII.G12392.T1): protein MANIDAIPGYLAGTFPSLPVEIKDYVSSILKENVDEILTLEDVKEAVGDHLQSYVEELCNDGLNRTCLQLLQFLHGENLPKAEKHGVTTKKLDQAVDMAAENQNFAEMESIWKLQARDVPTSVDKKKLGKVENRIAQKAEQREAEPVVRKKRPECTATASQAPIRDTGARGANTKDVKLESVDISIGTKQLLSSADLTMAYGRRYGLVGRNGIGKTTLLKMISSGQLRIPSGIAMLAVEQEVEGDDTRVVDAVLASDFRRQTMIEKERTLQERLNKENISDAEKNKWSDELSKLYIEMENLQLDKAPARAASILYGLGFTPDEQKKPTKEFSGGWRMRVALARALFVKPDLLLLDEPTNMLDMRAVYWLEGHLQQWEGTILTVSHDRKFLNEICTDIVHLHTRRLDHYKGNYDTFEKAMKEKLTQQQREYEAQQTLRQHTQEFIDKFRYNAKRAAMVQSRIKMLEKLPVLHAVELDADITFRFPECEVLNNPVLQLDDVSFRYNDNAPFLFRKLNLGTHANSRICIVGENGSGKTTLLRLLLGELNPTVGLRNVNRRIRIGYFTQHHVDQLDMDMTAIEVLAHNYPGKSQEEYRTALSHFGLTGDMALQSVYTLSGGQKSRLAFANIAMLNPNYLILDEPTNHLDVETVAALGTALNKFAGGVVLVSHDEQLIEMVCKELWVVKDKMVVNLEGGLEEYRKQVYKQLQLVC, encoded by the exons ATGGCTAATATCGATGCAATTCCCGGGTATCTTGCTGGAACATTCCCCTCTCTTCCTGTAGAGATCAAAGATTATGTCTCGT CCATTCTGAAGGAAAACGTTGATGAAATATTGACGCTAGAAGATGTCAAAGAAGCTGTAGGGGATCACCTCCag AGCTATGTTGAAGAGTTATGCAACGATGGCTTAAACAGAACTTGTCTGCAATtacttcaatttcttcatGGAGA GAACCTTCCCAAAGCAGAAAAACACGGGGTCACCACAAAAAAACTTGATCAAGCTGTAGACATGGCGGCTGAAAATCAAAACTTTGCTGAAATGGAAAGCATCTGGAAACTGCAAGCTAGGGATGTGCCAACA TCTGTAGATAAGAAAAAGCTTGGGAAAGTTGAGAACCGAATAGCACAGAAGGCTGAGCAACGCGAGGCGGAACCGGTTGTCCGAAAGAAGAGACCGGAGTGCACCGCAACCGCTTCCCAG GCCCCCATAAGAGATACTGGAGCACGTGGAGCAAACACAAAGGATGTGAAATTGGAAAGTGTGGATATATCAATTGGCACAAA GCAGCTTCTTTCATCCGCAGATTTGACTATGGCATACGGTCGCCGTTATGGCCTGGTGGGCCGTAACGGTATTGGAAAAACAACGCTTTTGAAGATGATTTCAAG TGGTCAACTGCGTATCCCATCCGGAATAGCAATGCTTGCCGTAGAGCAGGAAGTAGAAGGTGACGACACACGTGTAGTAGACGCTGTGTTAGCTTCTGATTTTCGAAGGCAGACTATGATAGAGAAGGAACGCACACTGCAGGAGCGGCTGAACAA GGAGAACATATCCGATGCAGAGAAGAACAAGTGGAGCGATGAGCTGTCCAAGTTGTACATAGAAATGGAAAACTTACAATTGGACAAG GCACCTGCTCGAGCTGCTTCCATTCTTTATGGTCTCGGATTCACACCTGACGAACAAAAAAAGCCTACAAA GGAATTTTCGGGTGGATGGAGGATGCGTGTTGCTTTGGCTCGTGCCCTTTTCGTTAAACCCGACCTTCTTCTTCTCGATGAGCCCACTAATATGTTAGATATGAGAGCAGTTTACTGGTTGGAAGGGCACTTACAG CAATGGGAAGGTACTATTCTGACGGTCTCTCACGATCGGAAATTCCTCAATGAGATCTGCACAGATATTGTCCATCTACATACAAGGCGGCTTGATCATTATAAGGGGAACTATGACACGTTTGAGAAG GCCATGAAAGAGAAACTGACGCAACAACAACGAGAATATGAGGCTCAGCAGACTCTTCGACAGCACACCCAAGAGTTTATTGATAAGTTTCGGTATAACGCGAAACGTGCTGCTATGGTTCAGAGCAGAATAAAGATGTTGGAGAAATT ACCTGTATTGCATGCAGTGGAACTTGATGCGGATATCACATTCCGATTTCCGGAATGCGAAGTCCTGAATAATCCTGTTTTGCAGCTTGATGATGTTTCATTCAG GTATAATGACAATGCACCGTTCCTTTTCCGCAAATTAAATCTTGGTACTCATGCGAATTCCCGAATCTGCATA GTTGGTGAGAATGGATCTGGTAAAACAACTTTATTAAGACTCTTACTCGGTGAATTGAACCCAACA GTGGGTCTTCGTAATGTGAATCGACGGATTCGTATAGGGTATTTCACTCAGCATCACGTAGATCAGTTGGATATGGATATGACTGCCATAGAAGTACTTGCCCACAACTATCCAg GGAAATCTCAAGAGGAATATCGCACAGCTCTAAGTCACTTCGGATTAACTGGTGATATGGCGCTGCAATCAGTGTATACGCTTTCTGGAGGGCAGAAATCCCGACTGGCTTTTGCGAACATTGCTATGTTGAA TCCGAATTATCTCATTCTCGACGAGCCTACCAATCATCTGGATGTCGAAACAGTTGCAGCTCTTGGAACAGCCTTGAATAAGTTTGCG ggaGGTGTTGTGCTAGTGTCTCACGATGAGCAACTTATTGAGATGGTATGCAAAGAATTATGGGTGGTCAAAGACAAGATGGTGGTGAATCTCGAAGGTGGCCTCGAGGAGTATCGTAAACAAGTTTACAAACAGCTGCAACTCGTTTGCTAA